One Thioclava electrotropha DNA segment encodes these proteins:
- a CDS encoding flagellar motor switch protein FliG, with product MKTSRDYKKLRGPEKAAILFLCLGEKHGAGLMQRLDDYDIHSITHAISSLGTIPADVVEEVMSEFMETAGDGGGIVGSMEMAQSMLKGFLPEDRVSDIMQEIQGPLVGRNIWENFSALNEQVIANYLKEEHDQTVAAILSKVKPEVASKVLPLLGEERMMEVLERMIGIDTVPRYVFQNIEETLQKEFMSSATRNTGPDPQQRMADLFNKLDSKLFDDITQRLEKRIPDAFGAIKAKMFTFDDLCKLDQQSLVKVMRGVEGQTLPLALRGAKKEVRDYFLSALPARSRDMLNEEMTAMGPVRGREVQEAQSALVDYALELSRDDEIRIPLDDDDVIID from the coding sequence ATGAAAACCTCCCGGGATTACAAGAAACTCCGCGGCCCAGAGAAGGCGGCAATCCTTTTCCTCTGCCTTGGGGAGAAGCATGGCGCCGGGCTGATGCAGAGGCTCGACGATTACGACATCCACTCAATCACCCACGCGATCTCGTCTTTGGGCACGATTCCCGCCGATGTCGTGGAAGAGGTGATGAGCGAGTTCATGGAAACCGCAGGCGATGGCGGCGGTATCGTCGGGTCGATGGAAATGGCGCAAAGCATGCTCAAAGGCTTCCTGCCCGAGGATCGGGTGAGCGACATCATGCAGGAGATCCAGGGCCCGCTGGTGGGGCGCAATATCTGGGAGAACTTCTCTGCGCTCAACGAACAGGTCATCGCCAATTACCTCAAGGAAGAGCACGATCAGACGGTCGCGGCGATCCTCAGCAAGGTGAAACCCGAGGTGGCCTCGAAAGTGCTGCCGCTTCTGGGCGAAGAGCGCATGATGGAAGTGCTGGAGCGGATGATCGGCATCGACACCGTGCCGCGCTACGTCTTCCAGAATATCGAGGAGACGCTGCAGAAAGAGTTCATGAGCTCGGCGACGCGCAACACCGGGCCGGACCCGCAGCAGCGCATGGCCGATCTCTTCAACAAGCTCGACAGCAAGCTGTTCGACGACATCACCCAGCGTCTGGAGAAGCGCATTCCCGACGCGTTCGGCGCGATCAAGGCGAAGATGTTCACCTTCGACGATCTGTGCAAGCTCGACCAGCAGAGCCTCGTCAAAGTCATGCGCGGGGTCGAAGGGCAAACGCTTCCGCTCGCCTTGCGCGGGGCCAAGAAAGAGGTGCGCGATTACTTCCTGAGCGCCCTGCCCGCCCGCTCGCGCGACATGCTGAACGAGGAAATGACTGCGATGGGCCCAGTGCGCGGGCGCGAAGTGCAAGAGGCGCAATCGGCGCTGGTGGACTATGCGCTCGAACTGTCGCGCGATGACGAGATCCGCATCCCGCTCGACGATGACGACGTGATTATCGACTGA